One stretch of Phaeodactylum tricornutum CCAP 1055/1 chromosome 9, whole genome shotgun sequence DNA includes these proteins:
- a CDS encoding predicted protein: MLGRWSFSHVAATAASIRGTSPDAADSMSLPSMNDSFTVLDTDPVYFSDGELEAMCMQANEEQRTMLQNANGMTVEGENDSLDNERRHETESVRMTTNSADHRQSVSTTESPRDKIWKKCLMQQHSGNAIQNPLATSTPALQALNYGTSRPNTSPSTLAFDNGSPRYHRRARRRSESSYGMNTWKKRYAHHVLSPEHHLLGTAASKSRQNSSFSGTDNPEQGLNSQRQLFSSRDFPSPHEQRFDFYMGSSINASPLRPSLPTPPSPSTISDQSTRETSSPPRSVSENHKKPYCSNTNTQEKLAEAAHGSLVLPLSPKDENIVTAIPPPVEATTPSGKMTTPRQAMHASLTQEQALVIQEPDSSPKRPATGPYSYPESIPKKIVIVPQFDDHDDDDHHPMLTSYEPSNGEEVQRDAEPNKSSSIPSRATPTTGTLLDLYEAPVLAKEFSVALVEPVLPTVNSASETFHCLTPSQNEPPARNVLQTESMIASFHTFDLDKKPKRVASPDEPIASPRLKATARAPLLTVSVSSDLPEESISQAPTTVSKKSSDPFEWAYDIWRGKNLLLPKSAVRRDPSFTSPCKIETSENEVCIEDARVSPRSTPFLLPLETIVPSTTPGISTYPCPNAEAVYCSATPVKGEKAFANVLQGWKTVSNERPCTQFLSPENSVIFSQTKAGSAVLPCANLEHTRLDPKGNDTETLTYPASTQSHRSCNNISTPLSSTGKASILKLECRQGNGSSDPIVSRAITVTDDQNMQFHNEVGSILSPNLVSSAPSFWDKAIEANDPAQNAQDQIFDLAKTTSTLLLSLPGTTTSYSEKHSFKLKEGSTSGEALLNDQSENFGQPTDILESDLGSAVCKSLDLAYLKSATCDGSIPSKAIRKSRHSIDHSLMVVGNKARFKGKQEAFDDAVSVGESTISSMTSCTSRVGNIESRTRIRDKIRKVNAKKDLSSISPGAAKSRDTSSTQAAKIKEVYRKKRLVMRQSMGQLSEALPNRPMEPSLWSQSDFKMYAAELLDMLPSEISGACSTDDSRDIEPEEKELCNLSLQPFSTHTNLDHASTVNEGNATCNCSKSVFSGNDELIEFFLPRLGMACTCSKGLQSLNYPSEPESLANILRPWQVAYLGDFGIHRGDQLVKAHHRSADALASAMRQYRRDHGLTPFRTKSCGMALSIWAKTAKTYIRSVRKQTTAHGEVAWNLPNTLYILSSFLEKNPGNSGRLSSPIDQFEAESNDGSPSEFSCI, from the coding sequence ATGCTTGGGCGTTGGAGCTTTTCTCATGTGGCTGCAACGGCGGCTAGCATCCGCGGAACGTCGCCTGATGCAGCAGACTCAATGTCGCTCCCATCAATGAACGATTCCTTCACAGTTCTGGACACTGATCCTGTGTACTTTTCGGACGGTGAGCTGGAAGCCATGTGTATGCAAGCGAATGAGGAACAGAGGACTATGTTACAGAATGCGAATGGAATGACAGTCGAGGGAGAGAATGATTCGCTAGACAATGAACGGCGCCATGAGACAGAAAGTGTCCGCATGACAACCAACAGCGCCGACCATCGTCAAAGTGTGTCCACAACCGAATCGCCGCGCGATAAAATCTGGAAGAAGTGTTTAATGCAACAGCATTCTGGCAATGCGATACAAAATCCTCTCGCAACTTCTACACCAGCACTCCAGGCTCTAAACTACGGTACTTCTAGACCCAACACAAGTCCTTCCACCCTTGCTTTCGATAATGGGTCGCCTCGGTATCATCGCCGTGCTCGACGTCGCAGCGAATCAAGTTACGGAATGAATACGTGGAAAAAGCGATACGCTCACCACGTACTCTCTCCGGAGCATCACCTATTAGGAACAGCCGCTTCCAAATCAAGGCAAAATTCGAGTTTTTCCGGTACCGACAACCCGGAGCAAGGCTTGAATTCGCAACGTCAACTGTTCTCCTCCCGTGATTTTCCAAGCCCCCATGAGCAGCGCTTTGATTTCTACATGGGAAGTTCGATTAATGCATCTCCACTTCGTCCTTCACTTCCCACGCCACCATCACCATCCACTATATCAGACCAGTCAACGAGAGAAACGAGCTCGCCGCCACGCTCTGTATCGGAAAACCATAAGAAACCATATTGTAGCAATACCAACACCCAAGAAAAGCTGGCTGAAGCAGCTCATGGGTCATTGGTCTTGCCTTTGTCGCCAAAAGACGAGAATATTGTAACAGCAATTCCGCCGCCTGTCGAAGCCACTACACCATCCGGGAAGATGACCACTCCCAGACAGGCGATGCACGCTTCGCTAACACAAGAACAGGCTCTCGTCATTCAAGAACCAGACAGCAGTCCAAAAAGACCTGCGACTGGCCCGTATTCGTATCCGGAATCAATACCTAAGAAAATTGTGATAGTGCCCCAGTTTGATGAtcatgatgatgacgacCATCACCCGATGCTCACGTCGTATGAACCGTCCAATGGGGAAGAGGTACAAAGGGATGCAGAGCCGAAcaaatcttcgtcgattCCCTCGAGAGCAACACCGACGACTGGTACATTGCTTGACCTTTACGAGGCGCCAGTCCTAGCAAAGGAGTTCTCAGTTGCACTTGTCGAGCCTGTTCTACCTACAGTGAACAGCGCCAGTGAAACATTTCACTGTTTGACTCCATCGCAAAATGAACCGCCAGCACGAAATGTCTTGCAGACGGAATCAATGATAGCATCCTTCCATACCTTTGACTTGGACAAGAAGCCTAAAAGGGTGGCTTCTCCCGATGAGCCCATAGCCTCACCGAGATTGAAAGCGACAGCCAGGGCACcattgctgactgtgagtgttTCATCAGATCTCCCCGAAGAAAGTATATCCCAGGCACCTACAACTGTATCCAAAAAATCATCAGACCCGTTCGAATGGGCTTATGACATCTGGCGAGGGAAGAACTTACTCCTGCCCAAGAGTGCCGTGCGTCGCGACCCATCGTTTACATCGCCTTGTAAAATCGAAACTTCAGAAAATGAAGTCTGCATCGAGGACGCCCGCGTATCTCCTCGTTCGACGCCGTTTTTGCTCCCTCTTGAGACCATCGTGCCCTCTACAACACCGGGCATTTCGACgtatccttgtccaaatgCTGAAGCAGTTTATTGTTCAGCAACACCGGTGAAGGGTGAAAAGGCCTTTGCCAACGTCTTACAGGGATGGAAAACGGTCAGTAACGAGAGACCTTGCACTCAGTTTTTGTCTCCAGAAAACAGCGTGATATTCAGTCAAACAAAGGCAGGCAGCGCAGTCCTACCTTGTGCAAATCTTGAACACACGAGATTAGATCCGAAAGGCAATGATACAGAAACGCTCACTTATCCAGCATCGACGCAGTCGCATCGCTCTTGCAACAATATCTCTACTCCGCTCTCCAGCACTGGCAAAGCTTCGATTTTAAAATTGGAATGCCGTCAAGGAAATGGCTCCTCGGATCCAATAGTATCTAGAGCGATTACAGTGACTGATGACCAGAACATGCAGTTCCACAATGAAGTTGGCTCTATTTTGTCCCCCAACCTGGTATCGAGCGCACCTTCTTTCTGGGACAAAGCGATTGAAGCAAACGATCCCGCACAGAATGCGCAAGACCAAATATTTGATCTTGCCAAAACAACGTCGACATTACTTCTATCCTTACCAGGTACGACAACATCATACTCCGAAAAGCATTCTTTCAAATTGAAGGAGGGATCGACTTCAGGAGAAGCGTTGCTGAACGATCAAAGTGAAAACTTTGGTCAACCAACTGACATTTTGGAGAGCGACTTAGGCAGTGCAGTGTGTAAGAGTTTGGATCTCGCGTACCTCAAAAGTGCTACATGTGATGGATCAATACCGTCAAAAGCCATTCGCAAGAGCCGACATAGTATCGATCACAGTCTCATGGTTGTGGGCAATAAGGCTCGATTCAAGGGCAAGCAAGAAGCGTTTGATGACGCTGTCTCCGTCGGCGAAAGCACAATATCCTCAATGACTTCGTGCACAAGTCGTGTCGGAAACATTGAGAGCCGAACGAGAATTAGAGATAAAATCAGGAAAGTCAATGCGAAAAAAGACTTGTCTTCAATCTCTCCAGGTGCGGCAAAAAGCCGTGACACTTCGTCGACTCAAGCCGCAAAGATTAAAGAAGTCTACAGGAAGAAGCGGCTGGTTATGCGACAAAGTATGGGCCAATTGTCTGAGGCCTTACCAAATCGACCAATGGAGCCCTCGCTTTGGAGTCAAAGCGACTTTAAGATGTACGCTGCGGAGCTTCTCGACATGCTGCCGTCCGAGATTTCAGGGGCTTGTTCGACAGATGATTCGCGAGACATTGAGCCtgaggaaaaggaattgtGCAACCTTTCTTTACAGCCGTTTTCCACACATACAAACTTGGACCATGCATCTACTGTGAACGAGGGGAATGCCACCTGTAATTGCTCCAAATCGGTCTTCTCGGGGAACGATGAATTAATTGAATTCTTCTTGCCACGGTTAGGAATGGCTTGCACTTGTAGCAAAGGGTTGCAAAGCTTGAATTATCCCAGTGAACCAGAATCCCTTGCTAATATTTTGAGACCATGGCAAGTTGCCTACTTGGGAGACTTTGGTATACATCGTGGAGATCAGCTTGTGAAGGCCCACCACAGGAGTGCTGATGCATTGGCAAGCGCGATGCGCCAGTACCGTCGAGACCACGGGTTGACACCTTTCCGTACGAAAAGCTGCGGGATGGCTCTTTCCATTTGGGCGAAGACTGCAAAAACATACATTCGATCAGTTCGGAAACAAACGACAGCACATGGGGAAGTAGCTTGGAATCTGCCCAATACTCTTTACATCCTCAGCTCCTTCCTGGAAAAAAATCCAGGGAATTCGGGGAGGCTGTCCTCCCCCATAGATCAGTTTGAGGCTGAGAGCAACGATGGATCACCATCAGAATTTAGTTGcatttaa
- a CDS encoding predicted protein: MSRPCWTCPDGNIYLEAFHDLYVSAYDFLVAIAEPVARPEFLHQYKLTPYSLYAAVATNIETNAIVSVLERLSKNKLPSQVIKFIRECTQKYGKAKLVLKHNRFYVESEFPAVLRELLRDPTIAQARIVEDVVDASALDADGFVTQSKAQEMKENLHMLREPDDDSEEDEEGLSTGAGGQPTKPSNVVVSFQIKPESVEVVKRQAIELDYPLMEEYDFRNDTMNPNVPRMDLKPHTRIRRYQERSLAKMFGNGRARSGIIVLPCGAGKTLTGVTAAQTIKKSVVCLCTNAVSVLQWKYQFQLWTSIPDEHIAVFTSDHKDKLVDPCVLVTTYTMISYSGKRSAQSQEIMDQITSREWGLLLMDEVHVVPAKMFRRVVGSVKAHCRLGLTATLVREDDLISDLNFLIGPKLYEANWMDLTAQGYLANVQCVEVWCPMTGPFMKEYLMASNSRLKQLLYVMNPSKLRAVDFLVRFHEARGDKIIVFSDLVYSLKLYAEMLKKPLIYGETPERERQAILGTFRASDAVRTICISKVGDTSIDLPEANVIIQVSSHFGSRRQEAQRLGRILRPKSYTQQDGSNRSTFNAFFYTLVSSDTQEMFYSAKRQQYLIDQGYTFKIVTNLCEKADAEAIANGCTFATPEDDRKLLRTVLTSETDLEKEQRAEDTAIRKNNTDGAALADAASKKTTSMAQLSGGTGLRYKEFSSSGLPKRHPLFRKRQRL; encoded by the coding sequence ATGTCGCGGCCCTGCTGGACTTGTCCAGACGGCAATATTTATCTCGAGGCCTTTCACGATTTATACGTCAGTGCGTACGATTTTCTCGTCGCCATTGCCGAACCAGTGGCGCGCCCCGAATTTTTGCACCAATACAAGTTAACACCGTACAGCTTGTACGCCGCTGTCGCTACCAACATTGAAACCAACGCAATTGTGTCCGTTCTTGAACGCCTGTCGAAAAACAAGCTCCCATCCCAGGTCATCAAGTTTATTCGGGAGTGTACACAGAAGTACGGCAAGGCCAAATTGGTCCTTAAGCACAATCGTTTTTATGTCGAATCGGAGTTTCCGGCCGTTTTACGCGAACTGCTACGCGATCCTACGATCGCGCAAGCACGCATTGTGGAAGATGTGGTGGATGCATCTGCCTTGGATGCGGACGGATTTGTCACGCAATCAAAGGCACAGGAAATGAAAGAGAATCTCCATATGTTGAGGGAACCAGACGACGAtagtgaagaagacgaagaaggaCTGTCAACCGGGGCAGGCGGCCAACCTACCAAACCCagcaatgtcgtcgtcagtTTTCAAATTAAACCCGAATCTGTTGAAGTTGTGAAACGCCAAGCCATTGAACTAGATTATCCATTAATGGAAGAGTACGATTTCCGCAACGACACTATGAATCCGAACGTACCCCGCATGGATTTAAAGCCTCACACGCGTATTCGTCGCTACCAGGAAAGGTCCCTGGCTAAAATGTTCGGCAATGGGCGAGCTCGATCCGGAATCATCGTTTTGCCGTGTGGTGCCGGGAAGACCTTGACGGGCGTAACAGCGGCGCAAACGATTAAAAAGTCAGTCGTGTGTCTTTGTACCAACGCGGTGTCAGTGCTGCAGTGGAAATACCAATTTCAATTGTGGACTTCCATTCCGGACGAACATATTGCTGTCTTTACTTCTGATCACAAAGACAAACTTGTTGACCCATGCGTACTCGTAACGACATATACGATGATCAGCTACTCCGGTAAGCGTTCAGCGCAATCGCAAGAAATTATGGACCAAATCACGTCGCGTGAATGGGGTTTGTTGCTAATGGACGAAGTCCACGTCGTACCGGCCAAAATGTTTCGTCGCGTTGTGGGATCTGTCAAAGCGCATTGTCGATTGGGACTCACAGCCACATTGGTCCGCGAAGACGACTTGATTTCCGATCTCAACTTTCTGATTGGTCCGAAACTATATGAGGCAAATTGGATGGATCTGACTGCTCAAGGATATCTGGCGAACGTTCAGTGTGTGGAAGTGTGGTGTCCCATGACAGGCCCGTTTATGAAAGAGTACCTGATGGCTTCAAACTCACGTTTGAAGCAATTGCTATACGTGATGAATCCGAGCAAGTTACGGGCAGTCGACTTTTTAGTCCGATTTCACGAAGCTCGAGGCGACAAGATTATCGTCTTTTCCGATTTGGTGTACAGTCTGAAGTTGTACGCAGAAATGCTAAAAAAGCCGTTGATATATGGCGAAACGCCGGAGCGTGAGCGACAGGCTATTCTAGGGACCTTCCGAGCGTCCGATGCAGTCCGGACTATTTGTATATCCAAAGTTGGTGATACTAGTATTGATCTACCTGAGGCCAATGTGATTATCCAAGTGTCGTCTCACTTTGGTTCTAGGCGACAAGAAGCTCAGCGTCTCGGACGCATTTTGCGTCCCAAGTCGTATACACAACAGGACGGCAGCAATAGGTCCACCTTCAACGCATTCTTCTACACCCTGGTTAGCAGCGATACCCAGGAAATGTTTTATTCAGCCAAACGACAACAGTATTTGATTGATCAGGGATATACATTCAAGATTGTCACAAACCTATGTGAGAAGGCTGACGCCGAGGCCATTGCAAACGGTTGCACTTTTGCGACGCCAGAAGACGATCGTAAATTGTTACGAACGGTTTTGACGAGCGAGACGGATTTAGAGAAAGAACAGCGCGCTGAAGACACCGCAATTCGGAAGAATAACACTGACGGTGCTGCCTTGGCTGATGCGGCTTCTAAAAAGACGACGAGTATGGCCCAGCTTAGTGGTGGGACTGGACTGCGTTACAAAGAGTTTTCTTCGTCAGGGCTACCGAAGCGGCATCCGTTGTTCCGGAAGAGACAACGTCTCTAG
- a CDS encoding predicted protein produces MEPHEVKKSIAYINGHKVQIALDAAKSSAPPSVIGKMLQLQTGNILSDSSLQHIRIRLGKEQETVLLKDEEFMTQADKLLSYLENTPEISFCAIYDDPDSPLFTVYKQRAKKDRRCLHTSIRVNSGVSAETGILDNATLDAMDPNGELDDYVDRTRCAFKLLGSQKMLLGVAWTNNESRNVFSRFSEIMVADVTEGTNNAKRPLFLFSGKTSNQNTFTTLWAFLPQQACWAFHCVWTRCIPQLLPKQGIQQMRLTITDGDPKEYGTFVDAIPTFYPLCEHKLCHWHLLYCSNLMKVQTGKCGVKAAILFRVVVLWIESWMTKIETQEEYKLSKRLLADWLATPEAIDVTLGGMGQTIVSQINAYMTLSLFPHEQRWARYRYLYTRAFNTSASSYAEAENSALKRRGDGVRPSFSVPKATQVINKGTQIRSKKRHQKAVYNLNAAKTRKPAYYANIGDLVDYIQDSLSKDFEAAASFVLFRPNADQFWVKQATRKSKNTDIPKINDSSYYKYMIPQFERTQIVELLRKFQRQASPCAHLYKVLGQSPTSTDVSVRWTKHWDVYLHRSGHSDLSKHLEDLYKQEQPGPVFVDSGQWVIGKGEKGSYFFETSLPYKPPVIRDFNRWAVSSQTTGADLSGTKNTTNMYFSSGMVQESTSLSREHAFQDSLHENSTNSQNSDCFDDTEAVTTESVSSTKRMFGSSAFVHNFHFYQEMSKLAGFDMEAAESMNKAMQEALEKVQANVAKRAGKMDYTIGPAITKDCVGLRLKPSYSPKKRRKPNLQRK; encoded by the exons ATGGAGCCTCATGAGGTAAAAAAGAGTATTGCCTACATCAATGGCCACAAAGTCCAAATTGCGCTGGATGCAGCCAAGAGCAGTGCACCACCTAGTGTTATTGGAAAAATGCTCCAGTTACAAACTGGCAACATCTTGTCGGACTCTTCTTTGCAACACATAAGGATACGGTTGggaaaagagcaagaaacaGTGTTGCTCAAGGATGAAGAATTCATGACGCAGGCAGACAAGCTTTTGTCCTATCTTGAGAACACTCCCGAGATCAGCTTTTGTGCTATATACGATGACCCAGATTCACCTCTCTTCACAGTTTACAAGCAGAGAGCAAAAAAAGACCGCAGGTGTCTACACACAAGTATTAGAGTTAACTCCGGGGTATCTGCTGAAACGGGAATTCTTGACAACGCTACACTAGATGCAATGGATCCCAATGGAGAACTTGATGACTATGTTGACCGCACACGTTGCGCATTCAAGCTCCTTGGCTCACAAAAAATGCTGTTAGGAGTTGCCTGGACAAATAATGAGAGCAGAAATGTATTCTCTCGTTTTTCGGAGATAATGGTAGCAGATGTGACGGAAGGCACAAACAACGCCAAGCGACCGCTATTTCTATTCTCTGGGAAGACGTCAAACCAAAACACTTTCACAACACTGTGGGCTTTTTTACCACAGCAGGCTTGTTGGGCCTTCCATTGCGTGTGGACTCGATGCATACCGCAACTACTCCCAAAGCAAGGAATTCAACAAATGCGCCTGACAATAACAGATGGAGATCCAAAAGAGTACGGGACCTTTGTAGATGCAATACCAACTTTCTACCCTCTTTGCGAACACAAGCTTTGTCACTGGCATCTACTGTATTGCAGTAATCTCATGAAGGTGCAGACTGGAAAATGTGGAGTTAAAGCTGCTATTCTATTCCGTGTAGTTGTTCTTTGGATTGAGAGCTGGATGACCAAAATTGAGACACAAGAGGAATACAAACTTTCTAAAAGGCTCTTGGCTGATTGGCTTGCAACCCCCGAAGCTATTGATGTCACATTGGGTGGTATGGGGCAAACTATTGTATCGCAAATTAATGCGTACATGACACTGTCGCTTTTTCCTCACGAACAGCGCTGGGCTAGATATCGCTATTTATACACACGAGCATTCAACACATCTGCAAGCTCGTATGCCGAGGCAGAAAATAGTGCTTTAAAACGACGGGGCGACGGGGTCAGGCCAAGCTTTTCTGTACCAAAAGCAACTCAGGTTATAAACAAAGGGACACAAATTAGGTCAAAGAAGAGGCATCAAAAAGCTGTTTACAATTTAAATGCTGCCAAGACAAGAAAGCCTGCCTACTACGCAAACATTGGGGATTTAGTGGATTACATTCAAGATTCTCTTTCcaaagattttgaagcagctgctTCATTTGTGCTCTTCCGTCCAAATGCAGACCAGTTTTGGGTCAAGCAAGCCActcgcaaaagcaaaaacacGGACATTCCGAAAATCAACGACAGTAGCTATTACAAGTACATGATTCCGCAGTTTGAACGCACACAAATTGTGGAGCTT CTGCGGAAATTTCAGCGACAAGCTTCCCCATGTGCCCATCTTTACAAGGTTCTTGGTCAATCACCCACGTCAACCGATGTCTCTGTACGCTGGACAAAGCACTGGGATGTGTATTTGCACCGAAGTGGCCACAGTGACCTGTCAAAGCACTTGGAAGACCTGTACAAACAGGAGCAACCAGGTCCAGTATTTGTTGATAGTGGTCAGTGGGTGAtcggaaaaggtgaaaaaggGTCATATTTTTTCGAAACTTCGCTTCCGTACAAGCCCCCTGTCATACGAGATTTTAATCGATGGGCAGTGTCTTCGCAAACGACTGGAGCTGATTTGAGTGGGACCAAAAATACCACAAATATGTATTTTTCGAGTGGAATGGTGCAAGAATCAACAAGCCTGTCCAGAGAGCATGCATTCCAGGATTCATTGCATGAAAATTCCACAAATTCGCAAAATTCGGATTGTTTTGATGATACAGAGGCAGTGACAACGGAAAGTGTATCTTCTACGAAAAGAATGTTTGGCTCAAGTGCTTTTGTGcacaatttccatttctaccAGGAAATGTCCAAGCTGGCAGGATTTGATATGGAAGCTGCTGAGTCGATGAATAAAGCTATGCAAGAAGCATTGGAAAAGGTACAAGCCAATGTTGCAAAAAGGGCTGGGAAGATGGATTACACTATAGGACCAGCCATTACAAAGGACTGTGTAGGTCTAAGATTGAAGCCAAGCTAcagtccaaagaagaggaggaaacCAAACTtacaaaggaaatga
- a CDS encoding predicted protein, with protein MTIPIEAVLMRKLSMNYVTARNLAADGRIVLGMNKNERWTPKLMETCLSLFESTLGKHHRQQSTIFELMKTPKGNSVDEKISHDSQSVRMSKLSTDECAPCTPQLSEQGRAKYTDLSFSSDTTHETSSSSSSEEEESRSVDSALQSLLAHQKRHGREPRSQAITCRESPAVIFEDEVDDDEKAVASPVIKVQQCVNRKSYYAVRDDSLRKIAGITAKIVLSQTSSWSTKKLVNAQHFGPASLVYHVPRALSCSSNSSTESGTETERNEEVATGGAFAAMRYPRRKVRKFRLVDLLRMLLNLVRGKNRSVSNHYCQRRPDSSGRTAQQQIKISQSVFEVERVVV; from the coding sequence ATGACGATCCCAATTGAAGCAGTGCTCATGCGCAAGCTCTCCATGAATTATGTCACTGCACGCAACTTGGCAGCCGATGGGCGGATTGTCCTAGGCATGAATAAGAACGAACGGTGGACTCCCAAACTGATGGAGACATGTCTATCCCTGTTTGAGTCCACGCTTGGGAAACACCACCGTCAACAAAGCACAATATTCGAGTTGATGAAAACTCCCAAAGGCAATTCCGTGGACGAAAAGATATCACACGATTCTCAATCAGTGAGAATGAGTAAGCTATCTACAGATGAGTGTGCCCCCTGCACACCGCAATTAAGCGAACAAGGCAGAGCGAAGTACACGGACCTCTCGTTTTCGTCTGACACCACTCACGAAAcatcctcttcatcgtcgtccgaggaagaagagagTCGCTCCGTCGATTCGGCTTTGCAAAGCCTTCTTGCTCATCAAAAACGCCATGGCAGAGAACCGAGGAGCCAAGCCATTACCTGTCGAGAATCTCCGGCAGTAATTTTCGAAGATGAagtcgatgacgacgaaaaagcTGTTGCTAGCCCCGTGATCAAAGTACAGCAATGCGTTAACAGAAAAAGCTATTACGCAGTGCGCGACGATAGTCTGAGGAAGATTGCTGGTATCACTGCAAAGATAGTACTCAGTCAGACGTCCTCGTGGTCAACGAAAAAGCTGGTGAACGCTCAACATTTTGGGCCAGCAAGTCTTGTCTACCATGTCCCAAGAGCTTTAAGCTGTAGTAGCAATAGTAGCACAGAAAGCGGCACCGAAACGGAACGAAACGAGGAAGTGGCAACTGGAGGAGCATTCGCAGCGATGAGGTATCCGAGACGAAAAGTTCGAAAATTCAGGCTTGTAGATCTGCTGCGTATGCTGCTCAACTTGGTTCGTGGTAAGAACCGAAGCGTTTCAAACCATTATTGCCAACGAAGGCCTGATTCCTCCGGCAGAACGGCACAACAGCAAATCAAAATTTCGCAGTCTGTGTTTGAAGTGGAGCGTGTAGTTGTCTAG